The sequence below is a genomic window from Nakaseomyces glabratus chromosome F, complete sequence.
CATTTTATTCTGCTAATGCGGAATACtataaattgaaagagGATTTTAGTTCATTCTATTACACATCTCTCCTATATCTATCAACTCTGGAGGATGACAATGAATTAACTATCATCAATAAAGAGCCAAGCTTTGAACTAGCGTATGACCTTTGCGTTGCTGCTCTTTTGGGGGAAAAGATTTACAACTTCGGTGAATTATTACAACACCCAATTATGAACCTAATCAATGAAAGAAAGGATTACCATTGGATTGCAGATCTACTCAATGCTCTAACAGTGGGTGACTTAGAAAAGTTTGATAAACTAATCAGTGTGCAGATGCCAAAAACACTTATTTTAGCTCAAAACGAGACATTTTTGAGACAAAAGATACGCTTGATGAGCTTGGTTGAATGCATTTTTGCAAAGAATATCAGGCTTCTATCATTCCAAGATGTTGCAGATGCCAcacaaattgaaaaagatcAAGTAGAACACCTTGTCATTAAAGCGATAAGTTTGAAACTTCTGAAGGGTTCCATTGATCAGGTGAATGAACTAGTTACTGTAACGTGGGTACAACCAAGAATAATCAACGAAGAAcaaatattgaagatgaagaataGATTAGTGGATTGGGATGAACAAGTTCGAGCTTTAGCAGTAAGACTAGAGGAAAGAGGCAAGCCAATCTGGGTTTAGTAAAGAGTCATGAATGTTTATCTTTTGCACTACTATTGCAGCTTTGAAATAATTAcatgatattattatatagtCTATGTACAGTGTAATTTCTGAAAGTATCATGGGTAATCATCATCATACCTTTATATCTTCGATATGCCATTTTGGAGATACAGTCTCCCCATCAATACCTGGTCCGACGACTGTAGCGATAGATTTGTTCGGTAGAATATACCTCTCTGCAACTCTATGAATATCCAGCAACGAAGTGTCCAACAGCTGCTCCCGTCTTACTTGTCTCATTTCATCAGTAACTCCTAAGTTGAAGAATGTGGATCCCTCGCTCTTAGGACTAATAGGAGCGTCGACTTGTTGGAAAATAGAAAGTTTTGACTCATCTAAGTCAGACTGTGTCCACTTTGCATCATTTAAGACATATGAGGcagatttttcaaatgtTTGGATACTTGCCAACGGGTTTGGATCTCTATAAGAATAATAACTAAAAATACCAGACAAGGCACTGAAAGTGGCTCCACCACCATATGCACCACCTTTTTCTCTAATTTCTTTATGCAAGTGCTTAAATGTCAGCATATTAGCAAGAACTTGTAGTGCAGCACCATCTTTATGGGTGTATGAAACCCCATTATATGCTTGAGCTGTGTAATGGACTTGGAAAGGAAATTTTATCAAGTTTAAAACTTGGGAGTCTGAATATCTAGGCACACACGCAGTCTGAATAGCCCCTGAGATATCGGAGCTTGTATTAGGTAAAGTGCTTACAAAATAGTCAACctcttttctgattttaTTCTCTTGTGCTTGACAGTCAACAGACGCAAAAAATTCCATATTCTGAGAATTAACTATTATTCTTTGTAGCATCACTAGTTTATCTATAACCTCTGattgaaataatttatcGTCATTCATAATGGAACATAGTCTAGAAATCAGTTTGTAATGTTCGACACCTGAGATATGCTCTTGAATTGCAGCAACCGTACTCAAATGACCACTGGCAAACGATCTAGCAACAGTGTGACCAGAATCAGCTATATGCGATG
It includes:
- the RPN9 gene encoding proteasome regulatory particle lid subunit RPN9 (CAGL0F03135g~Ortholog(s) have structural molecule activity, role in proteasome assembly, ubiquitin-dependent protein catabolic process and nucleus, proteasome regulatory particle, lid subcomplex, proteasome storage granule localization), producing MVGHEVDTILSTLRIEADPELSYLFDKFEHDYENKLWHQLTQNLNVFFMDERSKPLRLRIYDTFIVKFQENINELSLVQYLLVALQTISDSDEALKYLTHLKQTLEDIDSKKTRNDGLNNHDNAFLFIDIEIARLYLHKKELLKARDMLDVLEKTLDFKDNVPLLLTSSFYSANAEYYKLKEDFSSFYYTSLLYLSTLEDDNELTIINKEPSFELAYDLCVAALLGEKIYNFGELLQHPIMNLINERKDYHWIADLLNALTVGDLEKFDKLISVQMPKTLILAQNETFLRQKIRLMSLVECIFAKNIRLLSFQDVADATQIEKDQVEHLVIKAISLKLLKGSIDQVNELVTVTWVQPRIINEEQILKMKNRLVDWDEQVRALAVRLEERGKPIWV